From Leptolyngbya sp. KIOST-1, one genomic window encodes:
- a CDS encoding NAD(+) kinase, with translation MQLEQVIIVHKAGNRLSQKWAEKCAHELEALGSKVLRGPSGPKDNPYPVFLASVSQPIDLAIVFGGDGTALTAARNLAAENIPILAVNIGGHLGFLTESSEEMDNTEAVWERLLSDRFAVQRRMMLQARIYEGHRTNLDPVSEVYLALNEMSIKPASPDRMITSMLEMEIDGEVVDQYQGDGLLISTPTGSTGYTVAAGGPIIHPGMDAIVVTPICPLSLSSRPIVLPPGSVVSVWPLADPDLTTKLWTDGVLGTAIWPGQRVDVRSAEAMAHFIILRQDHSYYGTLRNKLSWGGTRISYSDNHRN, from the coding sequence GTGCAACTTGAGCAAGTCATCATCGTCCATAAAGCCGGCAATCGGCTGAGCCAGAAGTGGGCCGAAAAATGTGCCCACGAGCTAGAAGCCTTGGGTAGCAAGGTGTTGCGAGGCCCCAGCGGTCCCAAAGACAACCCCTATCCCGTTTTCTTGGCTTCGGTCAGCCAACCCATCGATCTGGCGATTGTGTTTGGCGGCGACGGCACTGCCCTCACAGCGGCTCGCAACTTGGCCGCCGAGAACATTCCTATCCTGGCCGTCAACATTGGTGGTCACCTGGGCTTTTTGACTGAAAGTTCCGAGGAGATGGACAATACCGAGGCCGTGTGGGAGCGCCTGCTGAGCGATCGCTTTGCGGTACAGCGGCGAATGATGCTGCAGGCCCGCATCTACGAGGGGCACCGCACCAACCTGGACCCGGTCAGCGAGGTGTATTTGGCCCTCAATGAAATGTCGATCAAGCCCGCCTCCCCCGATCGCATGATTACCTCCATGCTGGAAATGGAGATCGACGGCGAGGTGGTCGACCAGTACCAGGGGGACGGCCTGCTGATCAGCACCCCCACCGGATCTACCGGCTACACCGTGGCGGCGGGCGGCCCGATTATTCACCCCGGCATGGATGCCATTGTGGTGACGCCAATTTGCCCCCTCAGCCTGTCAAGTCGCCCAATTGTGCTGCCGCCTGGCTCGGTGGTGAGCGTGTGGCCCCTGGCCGACCCCGACCTGACCACCAAACTATGGACCGACGGCGTTTTGGGTACGGCGATTTGGCCGGGGCAGCGGGTCGATGTGCGCAGCGCCGAGGCCATGGCCCACTTCATTATTTTGCGGCAGGACCACTCCTACTACGGCACCCTGCGCAACAAACTCAGCTGGGGCGGTACCCGGATCAGCTACAGCGACAACCATAGAAACTGA
- a CDS encoding photosystem I assembly protein Ycf3: MPRTQRNDNFIDKSFTVMADMILKMMPAKKSEKEAFAYYRDGMSAQADGEYAEAMENYREALLLEEEPYDKSFILYNMGLIHASNGEHDIALEKYKEALDLNPRLCQALNNIAVIYHYKGEQAEAAGDTDTAENLFDEAARYWLEAITIAPNNYIEAQNWMKNTGRMKNDIFF; this comes from the coding sequence ATGCCAAGAACCCAACGCAACGACAACTTCATCGACAAATCCTTCACGGTCATGGCCGACATGATTTTGAAGATGATGCCCGCCAAAAAAAGCGAGAAGGAGGCCTTTGCCTACTACCGCGACGGCATGTCGGCCCAGGCCGACGGCGAGTACGCCGAGGCGATGGAAAACTACCGTGAGGCCCTGCTGCTAGAGGAAGAACCCTACGACAAGAGCTTCATTCTCTACAACATGGGGCTGATTCACGCCAGCAACGGCGAGCACGACATTGCCCTGGAGAAATACAAAGAGGCGCTCGATCTCAACCCCCGGCTCTGCCAGGCACTCAACAACATCGCGGTGATTTACCACTACAAGGGTGAACAGGCCGAGGCCGCTGGGGATACCGACACCGCCGAAAACCTGTTCGACGAGGCGGCTCGCTACTGGCTAGAGGCCATCACCATTGCCCCCAACAACTACATCGAGGCCCAAAACTGGATGAAGAACACGGGCCGCATGAAGAACGACATTTTCTTCTAA
- the gatC gene encoding Asp-tRNA(Asn)/Glu-tRNA(Gln) amidotransferase subunit GatC, which yields MIDLEQVRKVALLARLELTADEEEQFTGQLSGILDYVEQLKELNTEDVEPTTRAIELSNITRPDNLQPFPERGAILDCAPDREDNFFKVPKILNE from the coding sequence ATGATTGATCTCGAACAAGTTCGCAAAGTAGCCCTGCTGGCCCGTCTCGAGCTAACTGCCGACGAGGAAGAGCAGTTCACCGGTCAGCTCAGCGGTATTCTTGACTACGTCGAGCAGCTCAAAGAGCTCAATACCGAGGATGTTGAGCCCACCACTCGCGCCATTGAGCTGAGCAACATTACCCGACCCGACAACCTCCAGCCTTTTCCAGAGCGGGGCGCTATTCTCGACTGTGCCCCCGATCGCGAAGACAACTTTTTCAAGGTGCCCAAGATTTTGAACGAGTAG
- a CDS encoding TRAP transporter substrate-binding protein, whose translation MKRRQLVTSTTWGVAAATTASVAACTGSPPVVEEPVRDDDLPQIDWPMATSWPVSLAPLLRGAEVFAQRVSALSDGRFTITPRPAGDLAPPLEVLDAVSQGVVPCGHTAAAYYMDRSPALGFGCGVPFGLTPQQQNAWLYEGNGLSSLQAVYARRFNLIQFPAGNTGTQMGGWFRREINSVSDLAGLKMRIAGLGGQVMGELGVAVQPLPGEEIVQALQTGEIDAAQWVGPFDDEKLGLHRVAEYYYHPGWWEPSSTLEVQINLDEWNALPPVYQAMVQAAACEANLQMLSRYEALNSAALERLLARGTQLRRFSDEIMTAAQEVTFDLYQEFAASDADFKTIYDNWQGFRDRIYAWNQLSQHSFESFAYANLRSVV comes from the coding sequence ATGAAGCGTCGGCAGTTGGTCACATCGACAACCTGGGGTGTGGCAGCGGCAACCACCGCCAGCGTGGCCGCCTGCACAGGCTCACCCCCAGTGGTCGAGGAGCCCGTCAGGGACGATGATTTGCCTCAGATTGACTGGCCAATGGCCACCAGTTGGCCGGTCTCCCTGGCCCCCCTGCTGAGGGGAGCGGAGGTATTTGCCCAGCGGGTGAGTGCCCTCAGCGACGGCCGCTTTACGATTACCCCCCGCCCGGCTGGGGACCTGGCCCCGCCCCTGGAAGTGCTCGATGCGGTGTCCCAGGGGGTGGTGCCCTGTGGCCACACCGCCGCCGCCTACTATATGGACCGCAGCCCAGCGCTGGGGTTTGGCTGCGGCGTTCCCTTCGGGCTGACCCCCCAACAGCAAAATGCCTGGCTCTACGAAGGGAACGGGCTGAGTTCGCTACAGGCGGTTTACGCCCGCCGGTTTAATTTGATTCAGTTTCCGGCTGGGAATACTGGCACCCAGATGGGCGGGTGGTTTCGCCGCGAAATCAATTCCGTCAGCGATTTGGCCGGGCTGAAAATGCGCATTGCGGGTCTGGGGGGCCAGGTGATGGGGGAACTGGGGGTCGCGGTGCAGCCCCTGCCGGGGGAGGAGATCGTTCAGGCGCTGCAAACCGGGGAAATTGACGCCGCCCAGTGGGTTGGCCCCTTCGACGACGAAAAGCTGGGCCTCCACCGGGTTGCCGAGTACTACTACCACCCCGGCTGGTGGGAGCCGAGCAGCACCTTGGAAGTACAGATCAACCTCGACGAGTGGAACGCGCTGCCCCCGGTTTACCAGGCAATGGTGCAGGCGGCGGCCTGCGAAGCCAACCTACAGATGCTGTCTCGCTACGAGGCCCTGAATTCAGCGGCCCTGGAACGGCTGTTGGCCAGGGGCACCCAGCTGCGGCGGTTTAGCGATGAGATTATGACGGCGGCTCAGGAGGTGACCTTTGACCTGTACCAGGAGTTTGCCGCCAGCGATGCTGACTTCAAAACGATCTACGACAACTGGCAGGGGTTCCGCGATCGCATCTACGCCTGGAACCAGCTCAGCCAGCACAGCTTTGAGAGCTTTGCCTACGCCAACCTGCGATCGGTCGTGTAG
- the puuE gene encoding allantoinase PuuE, giving the protein MAVSPSYPRDLIGYGRTPPHPQWPGDAKIAVQFVINYEEGGENCILHGDPASEAFLSESVGAAALAGVRNMNMESMYEYGSRAGFWRLHRLFTRRGLPLTVYAVAMAMARNPEAVAVMTEADWEIASHGYRWIDYQYFGLEAEREHIRKAVEIHTQVAGSRPLGFYQGRNSPNTRALVVEEGGFLYDADSYADDLPYWSTEYGKPHLVIPYTLDNNDMRFATYAGFNSGDQFFAYLRDAFDTLYAEGDECPKMMSIGLHCRLAGRPGRTAALAKFLDHVQGRDRVWICRRIDIARHWHEHHRPA; this is encoded by the coding sequence ATGGCAGTTTCCCCCTCCTACCCCCGCGATCTGATTGGCTATGGCCGCACGCCGCCCCACCCCCAGTGGCCCGGCGACGCCAAAATTGCGGTGCAGTTTGTGATCAACTACGAAGAGGGTGGCGAAAACTGCATTCTCCACGGCGACCCTGCCTCCGAGGCGTTTTTGTCGGAAAGTGTGGGGGCGGCGGCCCTGGCCGGGGTGCGCAATATGAATATGGAGTCGATGTACGAGTACGGCAGCCGGGCCGGATTTTGGCGCTTGCATCGGCTGTTTACCCGGCGGGGTCTGCCCCTGACGGTGTACGCGGTGGCGATGGCGATGGCCCGCAACCCCGAAGCGGTGGCGGTCATGACCGAAGCCGACTGGGAAATCGCCAGCCACGGCTACCGCTGGATTGACTACCAGTATTTTGGCCTGGAGGCCGAGCGCGAACACATTCGCAAGGCGGTGGAGATTCATACTCAGGTGGCGGGGAGCCGTCCGCTAGGCTTTTACCAGGGCCGCAACAGCCCCAACACTCGGGCCCTGGTGGTAGAGGAGGGGGGCTTTCTCTACGATGCCGACAGCTACGCCGACGACCTGCCCTACTGGAGCACCGAGTACGGCAAACCCCATCTGGTGATCCCCTACACCCTCGACAACAACGACATGCGCTTTGCCACCTACGCCGGTTTCAACTCGGGGGATCAGTTTTTCGCCTACCTGCGTGACGCCTTTGACACCCTCTACGCCGAAGGCGACGAGTGCCCCAAAATGATGAGCATCGGCCTGCACTGTCGCCTGGCGGGGCGACCGGGGCGAACGGCAGCGCTGGCCAAATTTCTGGACCACGTGCAGGGGCGCGATCGCGTCTGGATCTGCCGCCGCATCGACATCGCCCGCCACTGGCACGAACACCATCGACCCGCTTAA
- a CDS encoding phosphoadenylyl-sulfate reductase, whose translation MSDVALLPNRMQAAPVLDLDAVNREWGEADAASLVQWGHDTFGDGLVLSTSFGIQSAVMLHLVTQVVPNIPVIWVDTGYLPVETYRFADELAVRLDLNLKVYQSHLSPARMEALYGRLWEQQDVDALNRYDKIRKVEPMQRALSELNATAWLTGLRSDQTDHRKSLGRVGQQGGRYKLLPILKWTSKDVYEYLVANDLPYHPLFDKGYVSVGDWHSSRPITAADANERDTRFKGLKQECGLHLPQSPEEAASLDSSSL comes from the coding sequence ATGTCAGATGTTGCGCTCTTGCCGAACCGAATGCAGGCTGCCCCCGTTCTGGACCTGGACGCTGTCAACCGGGAGTGGGGCGAGGCCGATGCCGCCAGCCTGGTCCAGTGGGGCCATGACACCTTTGGCGACGGGCTGGTGTTGAGCACTAGCTTTGGCATTCAGTCGGCGGTGATGCTGCATCTGGTGACCCAGGTGGTGCCCAACATTCCGGTGATCTGGGTAGACACGGGCTATCTGCCGGTGGAGACCTACCGCTTTGCCGACGAGCTGGCGGTTCGTCTCGATCTCAATCTCAAGGTCTATCAGTCGCACCTCAGCCCAGCCCGGATGGAGGCGCTCTACGGTCGCCTGTGGGAGCAGCAGGATGTCGATGCCCTCAACCGCTACGACAAAATTCGCAAGGTAGAGCCCATGCAGCGGGCGCTCAGTGAGCTAAACGCCACCGCCTGGCTGACAGGGCTGCGCTCCGACCAGACCGACCACCGCAAGTCCCTGGGGCGCGTGGGTCAGCAGGGCGGGCGCTACAAGCTGCTGCCAATTCTAAAGTGGACCTCAAAGGATGTCTACGAGTACCTGGTGGCCAATGACTTGCCCTACCATCCGCTGTTTGACAAAGGCTACGTGAGCGTGGGCGACTGGCACTCCAGTCGCCCCATCACCGCCGCCGATGCCAACGAGCGCGACACCCGGTTCAAAGGGCTAAAGCAGGAGTGCGGGCTGCACCTGCCCCAGTCCCCCGAGGAGGCGGCCAGCCTCGACTCCAGTTCCCTGTAG
- a CDS encoding helix-turn-helix domain-containing protein, translating into MKSGTKYYPLYDHLKQSQKTEVALTFAEIEGLLGIGLPASARDRKTWWHNRATPAAQQASAWVGAGYHVQAIDIASKTVTFRRADAQPTSVTQDGKIIWQQDAIRALRKHLSLTQMQFAEQMGVRRQTISEWENGIYEPDRSTAKFLELIAKQANFEISTAVEDQG; encoded by the coding sequence ATGAAATCTGGCACTAAGTACTATCCCCTATACGACCATCTCAAACAATCCCAAAAAACTGAAGTAGCTCTGACTTTTGCAGAAATAGAAGGTCTGCTGGGCATTGGTCTGCCTGCTTCAGCCCGCGATCGCAAAACCTGGTGGCACAACCGCGCCACCCCTGCCGCCCAGCAGGCCAGTGCCTGGGTAGGGGCTGGCTATCACGTCCAGGCCATCGACATCGCCAGCAAAACCGTCACCTTCCGCCGGGCTGACGCTCAGCCCACCAGCGTGACCCAGGACGGCAAAATTATCTGGCAGCAGGACGCCATTCGCGCCCTGCGCAAGCACCTGAGCCTGACCCAGATGCAGTTTGCCGAGCAGATGGGCGTTCGCCGCCAAACCATCAGCGAGTGGGAAAACGGCATCTACGAACCCGATCGCAGCACCGCCAAGTTCCTGGAGCTGATCGCCAAACAGGCCAACTTTGAGATTTCCACGGCAGTAGAAGACCAGGGCTGA